Proteins found in one Drosophila innubila isolate TH190305 chromosome X, UK_Dinn_1.0, whole genome shotgun sequence genomic segment:
- the LOC117793583 gene encoding NADH-ubiquinone oxidoreductase 75 kDa subunit, mitochondrial, which translates to MIRAPLVKALGALGSPTHQIASRAVRTSAVVAQTPAKAPEKIEVFVDDIPVKVLPGTTVLQAAAEIGVEIPRFCYHERLAVAGNCRMCLVEVEKSPKPVAACAMPVMKGWRIKTNSDLTRKAREGVMEFLLMNHPLDCPICDQGGECDLQDQAMAFGSDRSRFTDINYTGKRAVEDKDIGPLVKTIMTRCIHCTRCVRFASEIAGVDDLGTTGRGNDMQIGTYVEKLFLTELSGNVIDLCPVGALTNKPYSFVARPWEIRKVSSIDVLDAVGSNIVVSTRTNEVLRILPRENEDVNEEWLADKSRFACDGLKRQRLVAPMVRMPNGELQAVEWEGALIAVAKALKNAKGQIAGVAGQLADVEAMVALKDLVNRLGGENLVTEQDFIKGSGIDVRSSYLLNSTIAGLEQADAVLLVGTNPRYEAPLVNTRLRKAYVHNELQIASIGPNIDLSYEHENLGADAGLIKDVCSGSHAFSKVLEGAKKPAIIIGADLLERPDGAAIHATISEYCQKIRKPDWNPFNVLHNSAAQVGAFDVGYQPGLQRVLQGQPKVLFLLNADSGKLSRDQLPKDCVVVYIGSHGDNGASIADVVLPGAAYTEKQAIYVNTEGRSQQTLPGVSPPGMAREDWKILRALSEIMGKPLAYDTLDELRSRLDDIAPHLTRFGELVPSANSEASAQTTPSKSISGGAIDVKLKELRDYFMTDAISRASPTMAKCISAVNKQQRQDEAAKQSAAI; encoded by the exons ATGATACGTGCACCGCTAGTGAAGGCGCTGGGCGCACTCGGCTCACCCACACATCAGATCGCCAGCCGAGCGGTGCGCACCAGCGCCGTCGTGGCCCAAACACCGGCCAAGGCGCCCGAGAAGATCGAAGTGTTTGTCGATGATATTCCCGTGAAGGTGTTGCCCGGCACCACAGTGCTCCAG GCTGCGGCTGAGATTGGTGTGGAAATTCCACGTTTCTGTTATCATGAGCGTTTGGCCGTCGCCGGCAATTGTCGCATGTGCCTGGTCGAGGTGGAGAAGTCACCGAAACCAGTGGCTGCCTGTGCCATGCCCGTCATGAAGGGATGGCGCATCAAGACCAACTCCGATTTGACCCGCAAGGCCCGTGAGGGCGTTATGGAGTTTCTGCTCATGAATCATCCGCTGGATTGCCCCATTTGTGATCAGGGCGGTGAATGTGATCTGCAGGACCAGGCCATGGCCTTTGGCTCCGATCGCTCACGCTTCACGGACATTAACTACACGGGCAAGCG TGCTGTAGAGGATAAGGATATTGGACCGCTGGTCAAGACAATTATGACACGTTGCATTCATTGCACACGCTGCGTGCGCTTTGCCTCCGAAATAGCCGGAGTCGATGATCTGGGAACCACAGGACGCGGCAATGACATGCAAATCGGCACCTATGTGGAGAAGCTCTTCCTCACCGAGCTCTCGGGCAATGTGATTGATCTGTGCCCCGTCGGCGCACTCACCAACAAGCCGTACAGCTTTGTGGCACGTCCCTGGGAGATCCGCAAAGTGAGCAGCATCGATGTGCTCGATGCCGTTGGCAGCAACATCGTTGTGAGCACCCGCACCAATGAGGTGTTGCGCATCCTGCCACGTGAGAACGAGGACGTCAACGAGGAGTGGCTGGCGGACAAGTCGCGTTTCGCCTGCGATGGTCTGAAGCGCCAACGTCTTGTGGCGCCCATGGTCCGTATGCCAAATGGTGAACTGCAGGCTGTCGAATGGGAGGGTGCTCTCATTGCTGTGGCCAAGGCTCTGAAGAATGCCAAAGGCCAGATTGCGGGTGTTGCCGGTCAACTGGCTGATGTGGAGGCAATGGTGGCACTTAAGGATCTGGTCAATCGCCTGGGTGGTGAGAACCTTGTCACCGAACAGGACTTTATCAAGGGCAGCGGCATCGATGTGCGCTCCAGCTATCTGCTTAACAGCACCATTGCAG GTCTGGAGCAGGCTGATGCTGTCCTTCTTGTGGGCACAAATCCCCGCTACGAGGCACCGCTGGTCAACACACGTCTGCGCAAGGCTTACGTACACAATGAGCTGCAGATTGCCTCCATTGGTCCCAACATCGATTTGTCCTATGAGCATGAAAACTTGGGCGCCGATGCCGGCCTCATCAAGGATGTCTGCAGCGGCTCTCATGCTTTCTCCAAGGTGCTGGAGGGTGCTAAGAAGCCAGCGATTATCATTGGCGCTGACCTCCTAGAGCGTCCCGATGGTGCCGCCATTCATGCCACCATTTCCGAGTACTGTCAGAAGATTAGGAAGCCG GATTGGAATCCCTTCAATGTCTTGCATAACAGTGCTGCCCAGGTGGGCGCCTTTGATGTGGGCTACCAACCGGGACTGCAGCGTGTGTTGCAAGGACAGCCAAAGGTGCTGTTCCTGCTGAACGCCGATTCTGGTAAATTGAGTCGCGATCAGTTGCCCAAGGACTGTGTGGTTGTGTACATTGGATCCCATGGTGACAATGGTGCCTCCATTGCCGACGTTGTGCTACCTGGAGCTGCATACACGGAGAAGCAAGCGATCTACGTTAACACAGAGGGCAGATCACAGCAAACATTGCCAGGCGTGTCGCCTCCAGGCATGGCACGCGAGGATTGGAAGATTTTGCGCGCTCTCTCGGAGATAATGGGCAAACCATTGGCTTATGACACACTCGATGAGCTGCGCTCTCGCCTCGATGATATTGCACCACATCTGACGCGTTTCGGCGAGCTTGTGCCGTCGGCCAACAGCGAAGCCAGCGCACAGACAACACCC AGCAAATCCATCAGTGGCGGCGCCATCGACGTGAAGCTCAAGGAACTGCGCGATTATTTCATGACCGATGCCATTTCCCGCGCCTCGCCAACCATGGCCAAGTGTATATCAGCGGTCAACAAGCAGCAGCGACAGGATGAGGCGGCCAAGCAGAGTGCAGCCATCTAa
- the LOC117793585 gene encoding thioredoxin reductase 1, mitochondrial isoform X3: MAPVDTKGNYDYDLVVIGGGSGGLACAKEAVAHGARVACLDYVKPTPTGTKWGVGGTCVNVGCIPKKLMHQASLLGESVHEAAAYGWNVDEKIKPDWSKLVTSVQNHIKSVNWVTRVDLRDKKVEYINGLGSFVDSHTLSAKLKSGDRTITAQTFVIAVGGRPRYPNIPGAVEYGITSDDIFSLDREPGKTLVVGAGYIGLECAGFLKGLGYEPTVMVRSIVLRGFDQQMAGLVAASMEERGIPFLRKTVPLSVEKQPDGKLLVKYENTETGEVDSDVFDTVLWAIGRKGLVDDLNLPNAGVLTQKDKIPVDSEETTNVPHIYAVGDIIHGKPELTPVAVLAGRLLARRLYADSDLRMDYADVATTVFTPLEYACVGLSEEDAVKAYGAEEIEVFHGYYKPTEFFIPQKSVRYCYVKAVAQRTGDQRVYGLHYLGPVAGEVIQGFAAAIKSGLTIPTLMNTVGIHPTTAEEFTRLSITKRSGLDPTPASCCS, from the exons ATGGCGCCCGTAGACACAAAAG GTAACTATGATTACGATCTGGTTGTGATTGGTGGCGGCTCTGGTGGATTGGCCTGTGCCAAGGAGGCTGTGGCCCATGGTGCACGTGTTGCCTGTCTGGACTATGTGAAGCCAACACCAACTGGCACCAAATGGGGCGTTGGCGGCACCTGTGTCAATGTCGGTTGCATACCAAAGAAACTGATGCATCAAGCCTCGCTCCTGGGTGAATCCGTGCACGAGGCAGCCGCTTATGGCTGGAATGTGGATGAGAAGATCAAGCCCGACTGGAGCAAACTCGTCACCTCGGTGCAGAATCACATCAAGTCAGTCAACTGGGTGACACGAGTCGATTTGCGTGACAA GAAAGTCGAGTACATTAATGGCTTGGGCTCCTTTGTGgactcacacacactgtcCGCCAAGCTAAAGAGCGGCGATCGCACAATCACCGCCCAGACCTTTGTGATCGCTGTCGGCGGTCGTCCACGCTACCCGAACATCCCCGGTGCCGTCGAGTATGGCATCACCAGCGACGACATCTTCAGTCTGGATCGGGAGCCCGGCAAGACGCTTGTTGTGGGCGCCGGCT ATATCGGTCTGGAGTGTGCTGGCTTTTTAAAGGGTCTCGGCTATGAACCCACTGTGATGGTGCGTTCAATTGTGCTGCGCGGCTTTGATCAACAGATGGCCGGCTTGGTAGCCGCCTCCATGGAGGAACGTGGCATTCCTTTCCTGCGAAAGACGGTGCCCCTGTCCGTTGAGAAGCAGCCCGATGGCAAGCTGCTGGTGAAGTACGAGAACACGGAGACGGGCGAGGTAGACAGCGATGTCTTCGATACAGTTCTATGGGCAATTGGCCGCAAGGGTCTCGTTGATGATCTGAACCTGCCCAATGCCGGTGTGTTGACGCAGAAGGACAAGATCCCTGTGGACAGCGAGGAGACGACCAATGTACCGCACATCTATGCTGTTGGTGATATTATCCATGGCAAGCCGGAGCTCACGCCTGTCGCCGTATTGGCCGGCCGCCTGTTGGCGCGTCGCCTCTACGCGGACTCGGACCTGCGCATGGACTATGCTGATGTGGCCACTACTGTGTTTACCCCACTTGAGTATGCCTGCGTCGGACTCAGCGAGGAGGATGCCGTTAAGGCATATGGTGCCGAAGAGATCGAGGTATTCCACGGTTACTACAAGCCCACGGAGTTCTTCATTCCCCAGAAGAGCGTGCGCTATTGCTATGTTAAGGCTGTGGCCCAGCGAACTGGCGACCAGCGTGTCTATGGCCTGCATTATCTGGGCCCCGTGGCCGGTGAGGTTATTCAAGGCTTTGCTGCCGCAATCAAGTCTGGTTTGACCATTCCCACGTTGATGAACACGGTGGGCATTCACCCAACCACCGCGGAGGAGTTCACCCGTCTCAGCATCACCAAGCGCTCTGGCTTGGACCCCACACCCGCTAGCTGCTGCAGCTAA
- the LOC117793585 gene encoding thioredoxin reductase 1, mitochondrial isoform X1, with the protein MSLTLWNSRFSITLVRQHSSIFTSASSTITAANNSHYHTINSNSQLQHRRNLTNMKPTNQSAAEKSGNKRSSQSGNRNARNTSLESSTSDTGLNVPPFNHPHCDRQAMYQQPVRKVKPLRGNYDYDLVVIGGGSGGLACAKEAVAHGARVACLDYVKPTPTGTKWGVGGTCVNVGCIPKKLMHQASLLGESVHEAAAYGWNVDEKIKPDWSKLVTSVQNHIKSVNWVTRVDLRDKKVEYINGLGSFVDSHTLSAKLKSGDRTITAQTFVIAVGGRPRYPNIPGAVEYGITSDDIFSLDREPGKTLVVGAGYIGLECAGFLKGLGYEPTVMVRSIVLRGFDQQMAGLVAASMEERGIPFLRKTVPLSVEKQPDGKLLVKYENTETGEVDSDVFDTVLWAIGRKGLVDDLNLPNAGVLTQKDKIPVDSEETTNVPHIYAVGDIIHGKPELTPVAVLAGRLLARRLYADSDLRMDYADVATTVFTPLEYACVGLSEEDAVKAYGAEEIEVFHGYYKPTEFFIPQKSVRYCYVKAVAQRTGDQRVYGLHYLGPVAGEVIQGFAAAIKSGLTIPTLMNTVGIHPTTAEEFTRLSITKRSGLDPTPASCCS; encoded by the exons atgtcGCTCACACTTTGGAATTCAAGATTTTCGATAACTTTGGTGCGCCAGCATTCGTCGATATTTACGTCAGCTTCTTCGACAATAACAGCTGCAAATAATTCACACTATCACACGATCAATTCAAATTCCCAACTACAACATCGAAGAAATCTGACAAATATGAAGCCAACAAACCAAAGTGCTGCAGAGAAGAGTGGCAATAAACGCAGCTCTCAATCAGGTAACCGAAATGCACGCAATACTTCCCTCGAAAGTTCCACTAGTGATACTGGTCTCAATGTGCCGCCCTTTAATCATCCGCACTGCGATAGACAGGCTATGTACCAGCAGCCGGTGCGAAAAGTTAAGCCCCTTAGAG GTAACTATGATTACGATCTGGTTGTGATTGGTGGCGGCTCTGGTGGATTGGCCTGTGCCAAGGAGGCTGTGGCCCATGGTGCACGTGTTGCCTGTCTGGACTATGTGAAGCCAACACCAACTGGCACCAAATGGGGCGTTGGCGGCACCTGTGTCAATGTCGGTTGCATACCAAAGAAACTGATGCATCAAGCCTCGCTCCTGGGTGAATCCGTGCACGAGGCAGCCGCTTATGGCTGGAATGTGGATGAGAAGATCAAGCCCGACTGGAGCAAACTCGTCACCTCGGTGCAGAATCACATCAAGTCAGTCAACTGGGTGACACGAGTCGATTTGCGTGACAA GAAAGTCGAGTACATTAATGGCTTGGGCTCCTTTGTGgactcacacacactgtcCGCCAAGCTAAAGAGCGGCGATCGCACAATCACCGCCCAGACCTTTGTGATCGCTGTCGGCGGTCGTCCACGCTACCCGAACATCCCCGGTGCCGTCGAGTATGGCATCACCAGCGACGACATCTTCAGTCTGGATCGGGAGCCCGGCAAGACGCTTGTTGTGGGCGCCGGCT ATATCGGTCTGGAGTGTGCTGGCTTTTTAAAGGGTCTCGGCTATGAACCCACTGTGATGGTGCGTTCAATTGTGCTGCGCGGCTTTGATCAACAGATGGCCGGCTTGGTAGCCGCCTCCATGGAGGAACGTGGCATTCCTTTCCTGCGAAAGACGGTGCCCCTGTCCGTTGAGAAGCAGCCCGATGGCAAGCTGCTGGTGAAGTACGAGAACACGGAGACGGGCGAGGTAGACAGCGATGTCTTCGATACAGTTCTATGGGCAATTGGCCGCAAGGGTCTCGTTGATGATCTGAACCTGCCCAATGCCGGTGTGTTGACGCAGAAGGACAAGATCCCTGTGGACAGCGAGGAGACGACCAATGTACCGCACATCTATGCTGTTGGTGATATTATCCATGGCAAGCCGGAGCTCACGCCTGTCGCCGTATTGGCCGGCCGCCTGTTGGCGCGTCGCCTCTACGCGGACTCGGACCTGCGCATGGACTATGCTGATGTGGCCACTACTGTGTTTACCCCACTTGAGTATGCCTGCGTCGGACTCAGCGAGGAGGATGCCGTTAAGGCATATGGTGCCGAAGAGATCGAGGTATTCCACGGTTACTACAAGCCCACGGAGTTCTTCATTCCCCAGAAGAGCGTGCGCTATTGCTATGTTAAGGCTGTGGCCCAGCGAACTGGCGACCAGCGTGTCTATGGCCTGCATTATCTGGGCCCCGTGGCCGGTGAGGTTATTCAAGGCTTTGCTGCCGCAATCAAGTCTGGTTTGACCATTCCCACGTTGATGAACACGGTGGGCATTCACCCAACCACCGCGGAGGAGTTCACCCGTCTCAGCATCACCAAGCGCTCTGGCTTGGACCCCACACCCGCTAGCTGCTGCAGCTAA
- the LOC117793585 gene encoding thioredoxin reductase 1, mitochondrial isoform X2: MSLTLWNSRFSITLVRQHSSIFTSASSTITAANNSHYHTINSNSQLQHRRNLTNMKPTNQSAAEKSGNKRSSQSGNYDYDLVVIGGGSGGLACAKEAVAHGARVACLDYVKPTPTGTKWGVGGTCVNVGCIPKKLMHQASLLGESVHEAAAYGWNVDEKIKPDWSKLVTSVQNHIKSVNWVTRVDLRDKKVEYINGLGSFVDSHTLSAKLKSGDRTITAQTFVIAVGGRPRYPNIPGAVEYGITSDDIFSLDREPGKTLVVGAGYIGLECAGFLKGLGYEPTVMVRSIVLRGFDQQMAGLVAASMEERGIPFLRKTVPLSVEKQPDGKLLVKYENTETGEVDSDVFDTVLWAIGRKGLVDDLNLPNAGVLTQKDKIPVDSEETTNVPHIYAVGDIIHGKPELTPVAVLAGRLLARRLYADSDLRMDYADVATTVFTPLEYACVGLSEEDAVKAYGAEEIEVFHGYYKPTEFFIPQKSVRYCYVKAVAQRTGDQRVYGLHYLGPVAGEVIQGFAAAIKSGLTIPTLMNTVGIHPTTAEEFTRLSITKRSGLDPTPASCCS, from the exons atgtcGCTCACACTTTGGAATTCAAGATTTTCGATAACTTTGGTGCGCCAGCATTCGTCGATATTTACGTCAGCTTCTTCGACAATAACAGCTGCAAATAATTCACACTATCACACGATCAATTCAAATTCCCAACTACAACATCGAAGAAATCTGACAAATATGAAGCCAACAAACCAAAGTGCTGCAGAGAAGAGTGGCAATAAACGCAGCTCTCAATCAG GTAACTATGATTACGATCTGGTTGTGATTGGTGGCGGCTCTGGTGGATTGGCCTGTGCCAAGGAGGCTGTGGCCCATGGTGCACGTGTTGCCTGTCTGGACTATGTGAAGCCAACACCAACTGGCACCAAATGGGGCGTTGGCGGCACCTGTGTCAATGTCGGTTGCATACCAAAGAAACTGATGCATCAAGCCTCGCTCCTGGGTGAATCCGTGCACGAGGCAGCCGCTTATGGCTGGAATGTGGATGAGAAGATCAAGCCCGACTGGAGCAAACTCGTCACCTCGGTGCAGAATCACATCAAGTCAGTCAACTGGGTGACACGAGTCGATTTGCGTGACAA GAAAGTCGAGTACATTAATGGCTTGGGCTCCTTTGTGgactcacacacactgtcCGCCAAGCTAAAGAGCGGCGATCGCACAATCACCGCCCAGACCTTTGTGATCGCTGTCGGCGGTCGTCCACGCTACCCGAACATCCCCGGTGCCGTCGAGTATGGCATCACCAGCGACGACATCTTCAGTCTGGATCGGGAGCCCGGCAAGACGCTTGTTGTGGGCGCCGGCT ATATCGGTCTGGAGTGTGCTGGCTTTTTAAAGGGTCTCGGCTATGAACCCACTGTGATGGTGCGTTCAATTGTGCTGCGCGGCTTTGATCAACAGATGGCCGGCTTGGTAGCCGCCTCCATGGAGGAACGTGGCATTCCTTTCCTGCGAAAGACGGTGCCCCTGTCCGTTGAGAAGCAGCCCGATGGCAAGCTGCTGGTGAAGTACGAGAACACGGAGACGGGCGAGGTAGACAGCGATGTCTTCGATACAGTTCTATGGGCAATTGGCCGCAAGGGTCTCGTTGATGATCTGAACCTGCCCAATGCCGGTGTGTTGACGCAGAAGGACAAGATCCCTGTGGACAGCGAGGAGACGACCAATGTACCGCACATCTATGCTGTTGGTGATATTATCCATGGCAAGCCGGAGCTCACGCCTGTCGCCGTATTGGCCGGCCGCCTGTTGGCGCGTCGCCTCTACGCGGACTCGGACCTGCGCATGGACTATGCTGATGTGGCCACTACTGTGTTTACCCCACTTGAGTATGCCTGCGTCGGACTCAGCGAGGAGGATGCCGTTAAGGCATATGGTGCCGAAGAGATCGAGGTATTCCACGGTTACTACAAGCCCACGGAGTTCTTCATTCCCCAGAAGAGCGTGCGCTATTGCTATGTTAAGGCTGTGGCCCAGCGAACTGGCGACCAGCGTGTCTATGGCCTGCATTATCTGGGCCCCGTGGCCGGTGAGGTTATTCAAGGCTTTGCTGCCGCAATCAAGTCTGGTTTGACCATTCCCACGTTGATGAACACGGTGGGCATTCACCCAACCACCGCGGAGGAGTTCACCCGTCTCAGCATCACCAAGCGCTCTGGCTTGGACCCCACACCCGCTAGCTGCTGCAGCTAA
- the LOC117793585 gene encoding thioredoxin reductase 1, mitochondrial isoform X4, protein MHLFEFVPASLADAQPSEGRSIYRSAYLDIRLRQNKQEKEMMGNYDYDLVVIGGGSGGLACAKEAVAHGARVACLDYVKPTPTGTKWGVGGTCVNVGCIPKKLMHQASLLGESVHEAAAYGWNVDEKIKPDWSKLVTSVQNHIKSVNWVTRVDLRDKKVEYINGLGSFVDSHTLSAKLKSGDRTITAQTFVIAVGGRPRYPNIPGAVEYGITSDDIFSLDREPGKTLVVGAGYIGLECAGFLKGLGYEPTVMVRSIVLRGFDQQMAGLVAASMEERGIPFLRKTVPLSVEKQPDGKLLVKYENTETGEVDSDVFDTVLWAIGRKGLVDDLNLPNAGVLTQKDKIPVDSEETTNVPHIYAVGDIIHGKPELTPVAVLAGRLLARRLYADSDLRMDYADVATTVFTPLEYACVGLSEEDAVKAYGAEEIEVFHGYYKPTEFFIPQKSVRYCYVKAVAQRTGDQRVYGLHYLGPVAGEVIQGFAAAIKSGLTIPTLMNTVGIHPTTAEEFTRLSITKRSGLDPTPASCCS, encoded by the exons ATGCATCTATTTGAGTTTGTGCCCGCTTCATTGGCAGATGCTCAGCCGTCAGAAGGACGTAGCATTTATCGCTCAGCCTATTTGGATATCCGACTGCGTCAAAATAAGCAAGAGAAGGAGATGATGG GTAACTATGATTACGATCTGGTTGTGATTGGTGGCGGCTCTGGTGGATTGGCCTGTGCCAAGGAGGCTGTGGCCCATGGTGCACGTGTTGCCTGTCTGGACTATGTGAAGCCAACACCAACTGGCACCAAATGGGGCGTTGGCGGCACCTGTGTCAATGTCGGTTGCATACCAAAGAAACTGATGCATCAAGCCTCGCTCCTGGGTGAATCCGTGCACGAGGCAGCCGCTTATGGCTGGAATGTGGATGAGAAGATCAAGCCCGACTGGAGCAAACTCGTCACCTCGGTGCAGAATCACATCAAGTCAGTCAACTGGGTGACACGAGTCGATTTGCGTGACAA GAAAGTCGAGTACATTAATGGCTTGGGCTCCTTTGTGgactcacacacactgtcCGCCAAGCTAAAGAGCGGCGATCGCACAATCACCGCCCAGACCTTTGTGATCGCTGTCGGCGGTCGTCCACGCTACCCGAACATCCCCGGTGCCGTCGAGTATGGCATCACCAGCGACGACATCTTCAGTCTGGATCGGGAGCCCGGCAAGACGCTTGTTGTGGGCGCCGGCT ATATCGGTCTGGAGTGTGCTGGCTTTTTAAAGGGTCTCGGCTATGAACCCACTGTGATGGTGCGTTCAATTGTGCTGCGCGGCTTTGATCAACAGATGGCCGGCTTGGTAGCCGCCTCCATGGAGGAACGTGGCATTCCTTTCCTGCGAAAGACGGTGCCCCTGTCCGTTGAGAAGCAGCCCGATGGCAAGCTGCTGGTGAAGTACGAGAACACGGAGACGGGCGAGGTAGACAGCGATGTCTTCGATACAGTTCTATGGGCAATTGGCCGCAAGGGTCTCGTTGATGATCTGAACCTGCCCAATGCCGGTGTGTTGACGCAGAAGGACAAGATCCCTGTGGACAGCGAGGAGACGACCAATGTACCGCACATCTATGCTGTTGGTGATATTATCCATGGCAAGCCGGAGCTCACGCCTGTCGCCGTATTGGCCGGCCGCCTGTTGGCGCGTCGCCTCTACGCGGACTCGGACCTGCGCATGGACTATGCTGATGTGGCCACTACTGTGTTTACCCCACTTGAGTATGCCTGCGTCGGACTCAGCGAGGAGGATGCCGTTAAGGCATATGGTGCCGAAGAGATCGAGGTATTCCACGGTTACTACAAGCCCACGGAGTTCTTCATTCCCCAGAAGAGCGTGCGCTATTGCTATGTTAAGGCTGTGGCCCAGCGAACTGGCGACCAGCGTGTCTATGGCCTGCATTATCTGGGCCCCGTGGCCGGTGAGGTTATTCAAGGCTTTGCTGCCGCAATCAAGTCTGGTTTGACCATTCCCACGTTGATGAACACGGTGGGCATTCACCCAACCACCGCGGAGGAGTTCACCCGTCTCAGCATCACCAAGCGCTCTGGCTTGGACCCCACACCCGCTAGCTGCTGCAGCTAA
- the LOC117793586 gene encoding C-factor — MNSILITGCNRGLGLGLVKAFNSLPEPPQHLFTTCRNLEQATELNDLAKKHSNIHVLEIDLKNFDEYEKLVGKIADITKDAGLNVLFNNAGIATKSVRIGATKQQDLLDTLQTNTVAPIMLAKSCLPLLKKASLVNEARGMGVNRAAIINMSSILGSIQLNADGGMYAYRTSKAALNAATKSMSIDLRDQKILCVSLHPGWVRTDMGSNNAPLEVATTTKQIVDTICKLNESHNGGFYQYDGAQLPW; from the exons ATGAATTCAATTTTGATAACGGGCTGCAACCgtggtttgggtttgggtctGGTGAAGGCGTTCAACTCATTGCCGGAGCCGCCGCAGCATCTATTTACAACTTGCCGCAACTTGGAGCAGGCCACA gAGTTGAATGACCTGGCCAAAAAGCATTCCAATATACACGTACTTGAGATTG ACTTGAAGAACTTTGACGAGTACGAAAAGCTGGTTGGCAAAATTGCGGATATAACGAAAGACGCTGGTCTAAATGTGCTCTTCAACAATGCCGGCATTGCAACCAAGTCTGTGCGCATTGGCGCCACGAAGCAGCAGGATCTGCTCGATACGCTCCAGACGAACACTGTGGCGCCAATTATGCTGGCCAAATCCTGTTTGCCCCTGCTGAAGAAGGCGTCGCTGGTCAACGAGGCTCGGGGCATGGGTGTGAACCGGGCTGCGATTATCAACATGAGCTCAATACTGGGTTCCATACAGTTGAATGCGGACGGCGGCATGTATGCTTATCGCACATCGAAGGCTGCTCTCAATGCGGCCACGAAATCGATGAGCATCGATTTGCGGGACCAGAAGATACTGTGCGTCAGTCTGCATCCCGGATGGGTGCGCACCGACATGGGTAGCAACAATGCTCCACTCGAGGTGGCCACAACTACTAAACAGATCGTGGACACCATCTGTAAGCTGAACGAGTCGCACAACGGCGGATTCTATCAGTACGACGGTGCTCAGTTACCCTGGTAA
- the LOC117793587 gene encoding arp2/3 complex-activating protein rickA, with protein MTPSPPPANQPLQPPPPMGQNIAPTGAFPGSLTPGWNDPPPIHTDGANNSSNRRPRLDLRKRVAYPMNGSENNVQPPPQPPF; from the exons ATGACACCGTCGCCGCCACCCGCAAATCAGCCGCTAcagccaccaccaccaatGGGTCAAAACATTGCACCCACCGGAGCCTTTCCag GCTCCCTCACGCCCGGCTGGAACGATCCGCCGCCAATTCACACAGACGGTGCCAACAATTCCAGCAATAGACGACCCCGACTTGACCTGAGAAAACGCGTTGCCTATCCAATGAATGGCAGTGAAAACAATGTGCAACCACCGCCACAGCCGCCGTTTTGA